The following nucleotide sequence is from Gemmatimonadaceae bacterium.
CTGTTGTTCTCCGACGAGTGGGGCGGCGGCAGCGCGCCAAAGTGCCGCGCTTCCGATCCGCGCAATTGGGGCGCCGACGCAATTTTTGATATCATTAACAACAAGCTGGTCTTTCAGGGCTATTACAAGCTTCCGGCCCCGCAGACCTCCGAAGAGAACTGCGTGGCGCATAACGGCTCCCTCGTACCGGTGCCCGGTCGCGACGTCATGGTACAGGCGTGGTACCAGGGCGGCGTGTCGGTATTCGATTTCAGCGATCCCGCGCATGCGACGGAGATCGCGTACTTCGATCGTGGACCAATCGACCCGAATCGCATGGTAGAGGGCGGTGCATGGTCTTCGTACTGGTACAACGGTGTGATCGTGAGCTCGGAGATCGCGCGCGGGTTGGACGTGCTGGAACTGACGCCGAATCCGTTGCTGACGCAGAACGAGCTGGATGCGGCGAAGACCGCGCACGTGGACTATCTGAACGTCCAGGGACAGCCGAGGTACACCTGGCCGGCGAGCTTTGCGCTGGCACGCGCGTACGTGGACCAGCTCGATCGATCGAAGGGACTGAGCGATGCACAGATTGCGGCGACTCGTCAGGCGCTGAGCGGTGCGGAAGGCACCTCGGGATCGGCCCGGAGCAGCGCGCTGTCGCAGCTCGCGAGTCAGCTCGACACCGACGCTCGGGGCTCACGCGACGGAGGGAAGGTGCAGCTGCTCGCTGCGGCCGTGCGGAATCTCGAGCACTGAGTGCGTCATCGCGTTATTCGCGTACCGACAGCTCTCCAAGCCTGGAGACGTGGAAAGCCCAGGTCTTTAGGACGCGAATAACGCGAATGGGATTCAGCTACTTGCCCTTCCTAATTGTGTCTTTGTTGGAATCGACGAAGCGATAGAACTTTGGGTGTGGACCAAAGTGGAGCAGCACGCCTACTTCGAAGATGGTCGCGCGCAGATAACCGATGAGCTGTGGTCCCGCAGATACTGGGAGGCGCTCGGTGGCCTTGCATTCGACGATCACTCGGTTGTCCGCCACCATGTCGACCCGCTGCCGGGCAACGAGCTTGCCCTTGTAGTTGACCGGAACCATCACTTCTCGGTCCACTATGTGTCCGCGCAGCGTGAGCTCGTACTCGAGCGCTCCCGTGTACGCGGCCTCGCACATTCCACCACCGCCAAAGTAGTTGAAGACGGTGAAGAATGCGGCCACGATCGAGTGCACGCGTTCGGCTTCGAGGAGTTCGCCGCGCATGCGCAATGCTGGTCGGGATGATGTCGCTCACCAGCATCATACGCTTTCCGTTGGATACGCGAGATTGCGGTTCGAACGTCCGCGATTGGATTCGCCCCTCATTCGCGTCATTCGCGAACCGACGGCACTCCAAGCCTGCATGGGGTGACAAACGTTGACGCCATCCCAGACGACGCCTATCTCTGGGTATGACTCTGCCTGACCGGAAGCCGGACCGCGAATCACAATCAGAAGTAGCGCGCGACTCTGCAGAGCAGAACCGCATCATCGGCGAGGAGGAGCGATATTCCGCCGAGCGCGAGCGCCGTGTCGCGGAGACGGAGCGTCAAGAGCACGAGGTCGATCGCGTTCGCCGCGAGCTCGAGCGCATTCTGGCCGAAGATCGACGCGATCTTGAGGAATGGCAGCGCGCGACGGCCGAGGAGCTACGCTTGATAGCCGAGGCCGCGCGGCACGAGGCAGAAGCATCACGCCAGCAGGCCGAAGCAGCCCGGCGTGATGCGGCGATGCTACTCCAGCGAGTGAACGAGCAAGAGGAGATCGTGCGCGAAATGCAGCGCACAGTGCGAGAGATCAGCAAACGCGGTTGACTCGACGGTATCGATCAGCGCGACGCGTTGCCGACGCTATCGATTACGCGGCGCGTGGGTATCGTGACGTGGAACGTCGCGCCACCCTCTTCGCCATTCTCGGCAGATATGCGGCCCCGGTACCGTTCGACAATCGATTGCACGATGACCAGCCCAAGGCCCAGGCCTTGTGGCTTCGTCGTGAAGAACGATTCGAAGAGATGTGGCTGAGCGCCCGCTGCGAATCCGGGCCCGTTGTCGCTCACGACAACGTCGACTTCTTCCTCGCGACCCACCGTACGGATCAGCACCCGCGGACTTGGCGACGACCCGGATGCCTCGAGCGCGTTCAACACGAGGTTCAACACCACCTGCTCGAACTGAACCGGATCACCGGTGACGGCTGGCAGGTGCGGATCGAGCGACAAGCTAAGTTCTGCGTGACGAGTCAACGCCTCGTGCTGTAAGAGTCGTGCCGACGCGCGACAGACTTCATTGAGGTCCACGGACGTCGACGGCAATTCCTGCCCGCGAAGAAGAGCGCGAACCCGGATGATGACCTCGGAGGCTTGATCATTATCGGCGATGATGTCGGAGAAGATCTCGCCACAGAGCCGCCGGTCCTCGGGGCCGAATTCGCGATCGGCGCCCGCCACGAACTTCGCGCCCGTCTCCGCGTTCGCCCGCATCGCCGCGAGCGGTTGGCGGAGCTCGTGTCCGATCGTCGCGGCCAGCTCACCGACGAGCGCCATGCGTCCCATGTGCGCAACCTGGCGCCTCGTGTCATCGGTGCGCCGCCGCTGGTCTTCGACCAACAATTGCGCGCGCTTGCGGCGCCGCCGTTCGAGCAATAGCGCGCCGATGAGCAATGACTCAACCCCCATGAAGCCGAGCGCGATGAGAACGACCGCGCGGTACCGCTGCCACAATGAGGGTTCTCGAAACAGGAGCTCGGTCCCGGGTGGCAGCCGCTTCTCGGACAGATCCCAACGCTGGAGTTGACGCCAATCGGCGACGTACGAATTGGTGATGGACTCCGCGGGTGGCATCTGTCCAGGTCGACGGCGAAGAACGCGAACGACGAGTCGTCCCGTGTTGGTGCCTTCATCGTCGAACCGCGTCACGGAACCGCCCACGACTCCTTCGCCAACGTAGCTGCCCAACTGCGTGTACATCGGAGCCGACGCAGCACGCGCGAGGCTCCCGACGATGTCGAAAGGCTCGAACACCTGTCCGTGCCCGTCTCCCCTGTAATTCGCGAATATCACGATCGAGCGGCGAGGAAGCTGACGAAGCCTCGCGAGCAACGCGTCGAGCGGTAACCCCTGAACCACGGTGAGCGGAGGCGAATCGTGAAAGGCCGCGACAGCACTCACCACAGCGGAGACGGCCACCGAGTCGGTTGATGCCGCGCCGCCGACCGCGACGATCTGTCCCGCGTCGGGCTGGAGACCGCGCGCCATCGCCACCGTTGGTACGAAGCGCGAGGCGCTCGCCAGCCGGCCGGTTACGTACGCGGGGAGTGTCGAGGGATCCGTTTGTGGGGCGGCGCACAACGCGAAGACGATCGGCGCGTTCGGGAGCACGTCGTGCAGATGGTCGACGGCAAACCCCAGCGCGCGTGCGCCCACCGGCACGACGACGTCGATCGTGAATCCGTGGTACTTGTCTCTGAAATAGTCCGTCAGGCGCGGCGAGTGCTCGCGGTCAGAGAAGCGGTCGAGATCCAGGGCTTCCTGATAGAACTCGACGGGCGAGGCCAGCTCGTCGCGAATCGTTAGGCGTAACCGTTGCGTGAACTCGACCATCGGTTGCGTCTCGGCCTGTTGCTGGAACAGCACGAGCACGCGCGTTGGTCGCCCCCGGTCTTGTGCGCGCGCACTGGGTGCCGAGCACGAGAGCAATAACGCGACAGCCGCGACGACCAATGTCCCTTCGGCCGGGCGTACCAACACGATTGGATTGCCTGGAAGGTGTACCGTACGGCAAACTGAATCTGATAGTATGAGTCGAAGTTGTCGAAGCAGTATTGGCGCGTCGTCGCATCGAAACGATAGATGGCTGCGCTTGCGGTCCGCCGGTTTCGCCAACTTGTGATTATAGTGCAATCTGGCTCGTGCTGGCCAGCGTCGCTCCCGTCGGCAACGCCATTCTCCCGTCGTGTCGATGGTGCCATACGGAGCGACCCACTGTTGATTGGCGCATGGTGAAGTCCGTTTGATGGAAATTCAACATGCACCCTCTACGCGAGCGGCGCGATACGTCATTCGATGTAGCACATCCGGCGGGCTCGCACCATTCTTGGTGGCGAGCGAACCAGATGCCTAACGGATCGGCTGCTCCAACTCACCTATGAACTCCCGACGAAGCTTCCTCATTCAAGCGCCCGTCGCCCTGCTCGGCGCCGTCGCCGCCTGTCGCGCGGACGAGCAAAAGCCCGGCGCCAGCGGCGCGACATCCGCCA
It contains:
- a CDS encoding GxxExxY protein, whose translation is MRGELLEAERVHSIVAAFFTVFNYFGGGGMCEAAYTGALEYELTLRGHIVDREVMVPVNYKGKLVARQRVDMVADNRVIVECKATERLPVSAGPQLIGYLRATIFEVGVLLHFGPHPKFYRFVDSNKDTIRKGK
- a CDS encoding ATP-binding protein, whose protein sequence is MLVRPAEGTLVVAAVALLLSCSAPSARAQDRGRPTRVLVLFQQQAETQPMVEFTQRLRLTIRDELASPVEFYQEALDLDRFSDREHSPRLTDYFRDKYHGFTIDVVVPVGARALGFAVDHLHDVLPNAPIVFALCAAPQTDPSTLPAYVTGRLASASRFVPTVAMARGLQPDAGQIVAVGGAASTDSVAVSAVVSAVAAFHDSPPLTVVQGLPLDALLARLRQLPRRSIVIFANYRGDGHGQVFEPFDIVGSLARAASAPMYTQLGSYVGEGVVGGSVTRFDDEGTNTGRLVVRVLRRRPGQMPPAESITNSYVADWRQLQRWDLSEKRLPPGTELLFREPSLWQRYRAVVLIALGFMGVESLLIGALLLERRRRKRAQLLVEDQRRRTDDTRRQVAHMGRMALVGELAATIGHELRQPLAAMRANAETGAKFVAGADREFGPEDRRLCGEIFSDIIADNDQASEVIIRVRALLRGQELPSTSVDLNEVCRASARLLQHEALTRHAELSLSLDPHLPAVTGDPVQFEQVVLNLVLNALEASGSSPSPRVLIRTVGREEEVDVVVSDNGPGFAAGAQPHLFESFFTTKPQGLGLGLVIVQSIVERYRGRISAENGEEGGATFHVTIPTRRVIDSVGNASR